The DNA window TCTGGCAAGTGTTACAGATGCGCTCGACGGCTATCTGGCCCGCAACTTTTTCGGCGTCACTTCATTTGGCAAGCTGATGGATCCTCTGGCCGACAAGGTGCTGGTTTGTGCCGCCTTTATCGGGTTTGTGGAGCTCGACTGTATTGCCGCATGGATGGTGGTGCTGATCATTGCCCGTGAATTTATGGTGACCGGCCTGCGTCTGTTGATGATTGAAAAAGGGATTGTAATGCCGGCCGGGCCGTGGGGGAAAATCAAAACCACCGTCCAGATGGTGGCGATCAGCCTTTATTTCTTCGGCCTGATCTGGGAATCGGAATTTCTTCCAATGCCGGGAACTGCCTATGCCGAATGGCTGGGTATGGGTGCGGCTCTGATAACGGCGTGGTCAGGTGTGGTGTATTTCTGGCAGCAGCGGCATACCATCTGGGAGAAGGAAGAAGAAGGTTGATTGGCCATGGGACGTAACAATGTTGAAAACTGGCGCGTGCAGAAATGTGCGAAGAGCTGTGCGGTCTGCGAACATGAATTTGAAGATAAAGAACGTCTCTATTCCAAGCTGATTTTTGAAGACGGGCAGTATGTCCGGCAGGATCTATGCAAAAAATGCTGGGATAAAAAAGATCCCGGTCTGAGTTCCTGGAAAACCACCTTCATTGTGCCGCCGCCACCCGAAGAGGAAGCGGTGAAAAAAGAAAATGCGGAATCGTTGCTGCGCCGCCTCATGGCCAAAGAAAAAGAAGAGGACTACGCCGCAATTTTTATTCTGACCGTTATGCTTGAGCGTAAAAAAATCCTCGTTGAGCGCGATGTGCGTAAAAGCGAGGA is part of the Pontiella agarivorans genome and encodes:
- the pgsA gene encoding CDP-diacylglycerol--glycerol-3-phosphate 3-phosphatidyltransferase, with the translated sequence MKSLPNHLTVSRFWMTAVMMVCMTLDFPYARIAALVIFILASVTDALDGYLARNFFGVTSFGKLMDPLADKVLVCAAFIGFVELDCIAAWMVVLIIAREFMVTGLRLLMIEKGIVMPAGPWGKIKTTVQMVAISLYFFGLIWESEFLPMPGTAYAEWLGMGAALITAWSGVVYFWQQRHTIWEKEEEG